From the Arvicola amphibius chromosome 2, mArvAmp1.2, whole genome shotgun sequence genome, one window contains:
- the Tia1 gene encoding nucleolysin TIA-1 isoform X6 has protein sequence MTLILCQDSLQNSISGGFCFRDARVVKDMATGKSKGYGFVSFFNKWDAENAIQQMGGQWLGGRQIRTNWATRKPPAPKSTYESNTKQLSYDEVVSQSSPSNCTVYCGGVTSGLTEQLMRQTFSPFGQIMEIRVFPDKGYSFVRFNSHESAAHAIVSVNGTTIEGHVVKCYWGKETLDMINPVQQQQNQIGYPPAYGQWGQWYGNAQQIGQYVPNGWQVPAYGMYGQPWSQQGFNQTQSSAPWMGPNYSVPPPQGQNGSMLPNQPAGYRVAGYETQ, from the exons ATGACTCTTATTTTATGCCAGGACAGCTTACAAAACTCAATTTCTGGTGGCTTCTGTTTCAGAGATGCCCGCGTGGTAAAAGACATGGCTACGGGGAAGTCCAAGGGATATGGCTTTGTCTCCTTTTTCAACAAATGG GATGCAGAAAATGCCATTCAGCAGATGGGTGGCCAGTGGCTTGGTGGAAGACAAATCAGAACTAACTGGGCAACCCGAAAGCCTCCAGCTCCAAAGAGTACATATGAGT CGAACACCAAACAGCTGTCATATGATGAGGTTGTAAGTCAGTCGAGCCCCAGCAACTGCACTGTGTACTGTGGAGGAGTGACGTCAGGACTGACAG AACAACTAATGCGTCAGACTTTTTCTCCATTTGGACAAATAATGGAAATTCGGGTCTTCCCAGATAAAGGATATTCATTTGTTCG gttcaattcccatgaaAGTGCAGCACATGCGATTGTTTCTGTTAATGGTACTACCATTGAAGGGCATGTGGTGAAATGCTATTGGGGCAAAGAGACTCTTGATATGATAAATCCCGTGCAACAG CAGCAAAATCAAATTGGATATCCACCAGCATATGGCCAGTGGGGCCAGTGGTATGGAAATGCCCAACAGATTGGCCAGTATGTGCCTAATGGCTGGCAAGTACCTGCCTATGGAATGTATGGCCAGCCGTGGAGCCAGCAGGGATTCAA TCAGACCCAGTCTTCTGCACCGTGGATGGGACCCAATTACAGTGTGCCGCCTCCTCAAGGACAGAATGGCAGCATGCTTCCTAACCAGCCGGCTGGGTATCGAGTGGCAGGGTATGAGACCCAGTGA
- the Tia1 gene encoding nucleolysin TIA-1 isoform X7, translated as MATGKSKGYGFVSFFNKWDAENAIQQMGGQWLGGRQIRTNWATRKPPAPKSTYESNTKQLSYDEVVSQSSPSNCTVYCGGVTSGLTEQLMRQTFSPFGQIMEIRVFPDKGYSFVRFNSHESAAHAIVSVNGTTIEGHVVKCYWGKETLDMINPVQQQQNQIGYPPAYGQWGQWYGNAQQIGQYVPNGWQVPAYGMYGQPWSQQGFNQTQSSAPWMGPNYSVPPPQGQNGSMLPNQPAGYRVAGYETQ; from the exons ATGGCTACGGGGAAGTCCAAGGGATATGGCTTTGTCTCCTTTTTCAACAAATGG GATGCAGAAAATGCCATTCAGCAGATGGGTGGCCAGTGGCTTGGTGGAAGACAAATCAGAACTAACTGGGCAACCCGAAAGCCTCCAGCTCCAAAGAGTACATATGAGT CGAACACCAAACAGCTGTCATATGATGAGGTTGTAAGTCAGTCGAGCCCCAGCAACTGCACTGTGTACTGTGGAGGAGTGACGTCAGGACTGACAG AACAACTAATGCGTCAGACTTTTTCTCCATTTGGACAAATAATGGAAATTCGGGTCTTCCCAGATAAAGGATATTCATTTGTTCG gttcaattcccatgaaAGTGCAGCACATGCGATTGTTTCTGTTAATGGTACTACCATTGAAGGGCATGTGGTGAAATGCTATTGGGGCAAAGAGACTCTTGATATGATAAATCCCGTGCAACAG CAGCAAAATCAAATTGGATATCCACCAGCATATGGCCAGTGGGGCCAGTGGTATGGAAATGCCCAACAGATTGGCCAGTATGTGCCTAATGGCTGGCAAGTACCTGCCTATGGAATGTATGGCCAGCCGTGGAGCCAGCAGGGATTCAA TCAGACCCAGTCTTCTGCACCGTGGATGGGACCCAATTACAGTGTGCCGCCTCCTCAAGGACAGAATGGCAGCATGCTTCCTAACCAGCCGGCTGGGTATCGAGTGGCAGGGTATGAGACCCAGTGA